The Panicum hallii strain FIL2 chromosome 9, PHallii_v3.1, whole genome shotgun sequence genome has a window encoding:
- the LOC112873720 gene encoding UDP-glycosyltransferase 73E1-like, with protein MAPTDLHFVMMPLMAQGHVLPMVDLARLIAGHGARVTLVLTPVNAARNRTILENVARAGLAVDVAEIPFPGNAVGLPEGFESLDMVTDISLGIRFYQAWDLLAEPLEAYLRSLPRRPDCLIADACGSWTAGVTRRLGVPRLILPVTSAFHLLATHNLITHGTYDRAADDFEPFEVPNFPVRVVVNRAASLGLPHMEKHQREMIEAVATADGVFINTCTDLEGVFVERYAEAISRKVWAVGPLCLFNTAAAGTMADRENRAAMDAERTVSWLDARPPASVLYVNFGSMARLFPLQVAELAAGLEASRRPFIWVVKETETAGIDAEFEARVKDRGQIICGWAPQMTILSHPSVGGFLTHCGWNSVVEAVSHGLPLLTWPHFHDQFLIETLVVDVLGVGVRVGVKVPTTHIGLVKPGQLLEVQVGRDHVERAVAEVMDEGPAGAARRARVKEHADKVRATAEGGSRDTNVKNMIGHVIELVCKSKEKKMDDADGKIPVA; from the coding sequence ATGGCGCCGACGGATCTCCACTTCGTGATGATGCCGCTCATGGCGCAGGGCCACGTGCTCCCCATGGTCGACCTGGCGCGCCTCATCGCCGGCCATGGCGCGCGCGTAACCCTGGTGCTGACGCCCGTGAACGCCGCGCGCAACAGGACCATCCTGGAGAACGTCGCGCGCGCGGGGCTCGCCGTGGACGTCGCCGAGATACCCTTCCCGGGGAACGCGGTGGGCCTGCCCGAGGGCTTCGAGAGCCTCGACATGGTGACGGACATATCCCTCGGCATCCGTTTCTACCAAGCCTGGGATCTGCTCGCCGAGCCGCTCGAGGCGTACCTCCGGTCGCTGCCCAGGCGCCCGGACTGCCTCATCGCCGACGCGTGTGGCTCGTGGACGGCGGGCGTCACGCGGCGGCTCGGCGTCCCGCGGCTGATCCTCCCCGTCACGTCCGCGTTCCATCTCCTCGCCACGCACAACCTGATCACACACGGCACGTACGACCGCGCTGCCGACGACTTCGAGCCGTTCGAGGTGCCGAACTTCCCGGTGCGCGTGGTTGTCAACCGGGCGGCGTCGCTCGGCTTGCCGCACATGGAGAAGCACCAGCGGGAGATGATCGAAGCCGTGGCCACCGCCGACGGCGTATTCATCAACACGTGCACGGACTTGGAGGGCGTGTTCGTTGAGCGCTACGCGGAGGCGATCAGCCGCAAGGTATGGGCGGTCGGGccgctctgcctcttcaacacaGCCGCCGCCGGCACGATGGCGGATAGGGAAAACCGTGCGGCCATGGATGCCGAGCGTACCGTGTCCTGGCTCGACGCGCGGCCACCGGCGTCTGTGCTCTACGTAAACTTCGGTAGCATGGCCCGCCTGTTCCCCCTGCAGGTCGCCGAGCTCGCTGCCGGCCTGGAAGCATCCCGCCGGCCGTTCATCTGGGTAGTCAAAGAGACAGAGACTGCCGGCATCGACGCTGAGTTTGAGGCCCGTGTCAAGGACCGGGGTCAGATCATCTGCGGGTGGGCCCCGCAGATGACCATCCTGTCGCACCCATCCGTGGGTGGCTTCCTGACGCACTGCGGGTGGAACTCAGTGGTGGAGGCTGTCTCCCACGGCCTGCCGCTGCTGACCTGGCCACACTTTCATGACCAGTTCCTGATCGAGACGCTGGTCGTTGACGTGCTAGGAGTCGGTGTCCGTGTTGGCGTGAAGGTGCCAACAACGCACATAGGGCTCGTGAAGCCCGGGCAGCTGCTGGAGGTGCAGGTCGGGAGGGACCACGTGGAGAGGGCGGTGGCCGAGGTGATGGACGAGGGGCcagccggcgcggcgcggcgggctaGGGTGAAGGAACATGCGGATAAGGTGAGGGCCACGGCTGAGGGCGGGTCGCGGGATACTAACGTCAAGAACATGATCGGCCATGTCATCGAGCTTGTGTGCAAGAGCAAGGAGAAGAAGATGGACGACGCAGACGGCAAGATCCCAGTGGCGTAA